The Micromonospora sp. Llam0 genome contains a region encoding:
- a CDS encoding M48 family metallopeptidase, which yields MAGTRKPVVEVRRSQRRRRTVSAYREGERVVILIPDQFSRAEESEWVDRMLARLAAREERLRRSDSELVGRARRLVDRYLPEHARVVVPASVRWVTNQNSRWGSCTPADRTIRISHRIQEMPDWVIDYVLLHELAHLVVPSHNARFWELVGRYPKAERARGYLEGVAAASGFVLAD from the coding sequence ATGGCAGGGACGCGTAAGCCGGTCGTCGAGGTGCGGCGCAGCCAGCGCCGACGCCGGACGGTGTCCGCGTACCGGGAGGGCGAACGCGTCGTCATCCTCATCCCGGACCAGTTCTCCCGGGCCGAGGAGAGCGAGTGGGTGGACCGGATGCTCGCCCGGCTGGCGGCCCGGGAGGAACGCCTCCGCCGGTCGGACAGTGAGTTGGTCGGCCGGGCTCGCCGGCTGGTCGACCGCTACCTGCCGGAACACGCCCGGGTGGTGGTCCCGGCGAGCGTCCGGTGGGTGACCAACCAGAACAGCCGCTGGGGGTCGTGCACCCCGGCGGACCGGACCATCCGGATATCCCACCGGATCCAGGAGATGCCGGACTGGGTCATCGACTACGTCCTGCTGCACGAGTTGGCGCACCTCGTCGTGCCGAGCCACAACGCCCGGTTCTGGGAGCTCGTCGGCCGCTACCCCAAGGCGGAACGGGCCCGCGGCTACCTGGAAGGGGTGGCGGCGGCCAGCGGCTTCGTCCTGGCCGACTGA
- a CDS encoding zinc-dependent metalloprotease translates to MPDTPFGFQLPGGQPPDPNDPRQMQQFMAQLQQLLAAPGSGPVNWDLARQVAASQLAAEGDPSVNPHEWHTVEESLRVADLWLESSSTFPSGTRTSAAWNRNEWIYRTLDVWRKLCDPVAGRMVGAMGDLVPPEARSQLGPMHAMMTTLGGALFGGQLGQALGSLATEVLSASDIGLPLGPAGTAALLPANIRAYGSGLELPEEEVRLYVALREAAHQRLFEHVPWLRGHVLAAVETYASGITVNREAIEDALGRVDPMNPESMQEIAMEGIFTPEDTPAQQASLARIETVLALIEGWVCHVVDSAAGDRLPNVVKLAEAFRRRRAAGGPAEQTFAALVGLELRPRRLREAAALWAALDTHRGVDGRDALWSHPDLLPSDDDFADPEAFAQAKTDFDLGDIDFGGDPPEQPEPPQPPADGPR, encoded by the coding sequence GCAGCTGCTCGCCGCTCCGGGCAGCGGCCCGGTGAACTGGGACCTGGCCCGACAGGTGGCGGCCAGCCAACTCGCCGCTGAGGGTGACCCGTCGGTCAACCCGCACGAGTGGCACACCGTCGAGGAGTCGCTGCGCGTCGCCGACCTGTGGCTTGAGTCGTCGTCGACGTTCCCGTCCGGGACCCGCACGTCGGCGGCGTGGAACCGCAACGAGTGGATCTACCGGACGCTCGACGTGTGGCGCAAGCTCTGCGACCCGGTGGCCGGTCGGATGGTCGGCGCGATGGGCGACCTCGTTCCGCCGGAGGCCCGCAGCCAGCTCGGCCCGATGCACGCCATGATGACCACTCTCGGCGGGGCCCTGTTCGGCGGTCAGCTCGGCCAGGCACTCGGCTCGCTCGCCACCGAGGTGCTGTCGGCCAGCGACATCGGGCTGCCGCTGGGCCCGGCCGGCACCGCCGCGCTGCTGCCGGCCAACATCCGGGCGTACGGGTCCGGCCTGGAGCTGCCCGAGGAGGAGGTCCGGCTGTACGTGGCGCTGCGGGAGGCGGCCCACCAGCGCCTCTTCGAGCATGTGCCGTGGTTGCGGGGGCATGTGCTGGCCGCAGTGGAGACCTACGCGTCCGGGATCACCGTCAACCGGGAGGCGATCGAGGACGCCCTCGGCCGGGTCGACCCGATGAATCCGGAGTCGATGCAGGAGATCGCCATGGAGGGGATCTTCACTCCGGAGGACACCCCCGCCCAGCAGGCGTCGTTGGCCCGGATCGAGACGGTCCTGGCGCTGATCGAGGGCTGGGTGTGTCACGTCGTCGACAGCGCAGCCGGGGACCGGCTGCCGAACGTCGTGAAGCTGGCCGAGGCGTTCCGGCGTCGGCGGGCGGCCGGTGGGCCGGCGGAGCAGACCTTCGCCGCCCTGGTCGGGCTGGAGTTGCGGCCCCGCCGGCTGCGCGAGGCGGCCGCGCTGTGGGCCGCGCTGGACACCCACCGTGGGGTCGACGGCCGGGACGCGTTGTGGAGCCACCCCGATCTGCTGCCGTCGGACGACGACTTCGCCGACCCGGAGGCGTTCGCCCAGGCGAAGACCGATTTCGACCTCGGTGACATCGACTTCGGCGGCGACCCGCCGGAGCAGCCGGAGCCGCCGCAGCCGCCGGCCGACGGGCCCCGTTGA
- a CDS encoding DUF5679 domain-containing protein: MADQAQTYNGYCVKCKEKRDFEGTVEVSKTGMNMAKGKCPVCGTTVNRILGKAKV, from the coding sequence GTGGCCGACCAGGCCCAGACCTACAACGGTTACTGCGTGAAGTGCAAGGAGAAGCGCGATTTCGAGGGCACCGTCGAGGTGTCGAAGACCGGCATGAACATGGCCAAGGGCAAGTGCCCGGTCTGCGGCACAACAGTCAACCGGATCTTGGGCAAAGCCAAGGTCTGA